In Ctenopharyngodon idella isolate HZGC_01 chromosome 2, HZGC01, whole genome shotgun sequence, the following are encoded in one genomic region:
- the LOC127495874 gene encoding NACHT, LRR and PYD domains-containing protein 1 homolog isoform X8 — MEILDADKDCWEIKRKRKHEEHQESADADVLHTKSRTTRPTSIMKVRRAETEPSIFSTEFGSLPSQTGFRKFVRQYKLSVKQKHDSEWSFLSGEQESLYALYTEPLIIQKNEDGCFKNTHVYEFFQLGGAVTVILQGDSGSGKSFIAQKIMLDWASEMFSASRFDLVFYLRCEELMCISEEINLIELLSYSCSLTSDQISQMLQQLPENVLFIIDGFDELKLTQVIYEMSAHTHPLQKAPPEVILCGLIRKYLIPESILLVTTRTKNTVNKLLKGKQCFTEIMSFSEKKVEEYFQKFFRKEYDCVRANETLFTACSIPVICWIISEMFRVGANVTSGLETTTSIYIDFVSTLLEHHCQGLSRSVPTLLRSLGQLAERGMLEQQVLFDEKSIKETVSDPADSPFLCKFLSRRRIHQETMFSFMHHSFQEFFTALYYVLLDEEESQRKVTELLNTVERGWALSCWSDRDFSMADVKIRHAKLLQPVILFLCGLCKKDGIATFIEKYNMAVSSNIGTQLKEWLHQCSQRYQNEHMLFILHCLYELHDKSFVGKVLEGLILIDLSTLPLKMTDCWVLKYCLQCCEHIENLKLHVTSENLKMLQPELYCCEELWLMMNCIPDDDVGLISSAGKGKILNKLIIKELGNRGSVFCPEITLSVRDEDITLSLSTSEIIETSLKTELTLTRPNSVVSTINWVKSQNESELYMFNLFDLEEKGLRLLTFLQSVFDLKKVCLQASDLTTFGPLILSLIQACPSLIELR, encoded by the exons ATGGAGATTCTGGACGCTGACA AGGACTGTTGGGAGAttaagagaaagagaaaacatgAAGAACATCAGGAGTCAGCAGATGCAGATG TCCTCCATACCAAATCGAGGACAACTAGACCTACGTCCATCATGAAAGTAAGAAGGGCTGAAACTGAA ccGTCTATTTTCTCTACTGAATTTGGAAGTTTACCCAGCCAGACAG gattTCGGAAGTTTGTACGTCAGTACAAGTTGTCAGTCAAACAGAAGCATGACAGTGAGTGGAGCTTCCTGTCTGGTGAACAAGAGTCATTGTATGCTCTGTATACTGAACCACTGATCATTCAGAAAAATGAAGATGGCTGTTTTAAAAACACCCATGTGTACGAGTTTTTCCAGTTGGGTGGGGCAGTGACTGTCATTCTCCAAGGCGACTCTGGCAGTGGCAAATCCTTCATAGCACAAAAGATCATGTTGGACTGGGCATCTGAAATGTTTTCTGCTAGTCGTTTTGATCTAGTTTTCTATCTGAGGTGTGAAGAGCTGATGTGTATTTCTGAGGAGATTAACTTAATTGAGCTCTTGAGCTACAGCTGCAGTTTAACATCTGATCAGATCTCACAGATGTTACAGCAGTTACCAGAGAATGTGCTTTTCATCATTGATGGATTTGATGAGTTGAAACTCACACAGGTAATTTATGAAATGTCAGCACACACTCATCCACTTCAAAAAGCACCACCTGAGGTCATTCTTTGTGGCCTAATAAGGAAATACCTCATCCCTGAGTCCATACTGCTGGTTACCACCAGAACTAAGAACACTGTGAACAAGCTGCTGAAAGGAAAACAGTGTTTCACTGAGATCATGAGTTTCTCTGAGAAGAAGGTGGAGGAGTACTTCCAGAAGTTCTTTAGGAAAGAGTATGACTGTGTGAGAGCAAATGAAACCCTTTTCACTGCCTGTTCCATTCCTGTTATCTGCTGGATCATCAGTGAGATGTTCAGAGTTGGTGCAAATGTAACAAGTGGACTGGAAACCACCACCTCCATCTACATTGACTTTGTATCCACTCTACTGGAGCATCACTGCCAGGGTTTGAGCAGGTCCGTCCCGACCCTGCTGAGGAGTCTGGGTCAGCTGGCAGAGAGAGGGATGCTGGAACAGCAAGTCTTGTTTGATGAGAAAAGTATAAAAGAAACAGTTTCAGACCCTGCTGACAGTCCATTCCTGTGCAAGTTCCTCTCTAGGAGAAGAATCCATCAGGAAACGATGTTCAGTTTCATGCATCACAGCTTTCAGGAGTTCTTCACTGCTCTGTACTATGTCCTTCTGGATGAAGAAGAGTCCCAGAGGAAAGTGACAGAGCTTCTTAACACTGTAGAGAGAGGATGGGCTTTGTCCTGTTGGTCTGATAGAGACTTTTCAATGGCAGATGTAAAAATAAGACATGCAAAGCTTCTGCAGCCTGTGATTCTGTTCCTCTGTGGTCTCTGTAAGAAAGATGGGATCGCCACATTCATTGAAAAGTACAACATGGCAGTTTCTAGCAACATAGGAACCCAGCTTAAGGAGTGGCTCCATCAGTGCTCACAGAGATATCAAAATGAACACATGTTGTTCATTCTCCATTGTCTCTATGAGCTCCATGACAAGAGCTTTGTTGGGAAAGTTTTGGAAGGTTTAATTTTGATAGATCTGTCTACTTTGCCTCTGAAAATGACAGACTGTTGGGTGTTGAAGTACTGTTTACAGTGCTGTGAACACATCGAAAACCTGAAACTCCATGTAACATCTGAAAATCTGAAGATGCTTCAGCCTGAACTGTACTGCTGTGAAGAGTTATG GTTGATGATGAATTGCATTCCAGATGATGATGTTGGTTTGATTTCATCTGCTGGCAAAGGAAAGATTCTCAATAAATTGAT TATAAAGGAGCTTGGAAACCGTGGAAGTGTATTCTGCCCAGAGATCACTCTGTCGGTCAGAGATGAAGACATCAC GTTGTCTTTGAGCACATCAGAGATCATAGAAACATCATTAAAGACGGAATTAACTCTAACCCGTCCAAACTCAGTGGTTTCCACCATCAACTGGGTGAAATCACAGAACGAGTCGGAATTGTACATGTTTAATCTTTT TGATCTTGAGGAAAAGGGACTTCGTCTGTTGACGTTCCTGCAATCAGTGTTTGATTTGAAGAAAGTCTGTCTGCAGGCCTCAGATCTGACTACATTTGGCCCTTTAATCCTGTCCCTTATTCAGGCCTGTCCCAGCCTGATTGAACTCAGGTAA
- the LOC127495874 gene encoding NACHT, LRR and PYD domains-containing protein 1 homolog isoform X6 encodes MEILDADKDCWEIKRKRKHEEHQESADADVLHTKSRTTRPTSIMKVRRAETEPSIFSTEFGSLPSQTGFRKFVRQYKLSVKQKHDSEWSFLSGEQESLYALYTEPLIIQKNEDGCFKNTHVYEFFQLGGAVTVILQGDSGSGKSFIAQKIMLDWASEMFSASRFDLVFYLRCEELMCISEEINLIELLSYSCSLTSDQISQMLQQLPENVLFIIDGFDELKLTQVIYEMSAHTHPLQKAPPEVILCGLIRKYLIPESILLVTTRTKNTVNKLLKGKQCFTEIMSFSEKKVEEYFQKFFRKEYDCVRANETLFTACSIPVICWIISEMFRVGANVTSGLETTTSIYIDFVSTLLEHHCQGLSRSVPTLLRSLGQLAERGMLEQQVLFDEKSIKETVSDPADSPFLCKFLSRRRIHQETMFSFMHHSFQEFFTALYYVLLDEEESQRKVTELLNTVERGWALSCWSDRDFSMADVKIRHAKLLQPVILFLCGLCKKDGIATFIEKYNMAVSSNIGTQLKEWLHQCSQRYQNEHMLFILHCLYELHDKSFVGKVLEGLILIDLSTLPLKMTDCWVLKYCLQCCEHIENLKLHVTSENLKMLQPELYCCEELWLMMNCIPDDDVGLISSAGKGKILNKLIIKELGNRGSVFCPEITLSVRDEDITLSLSTSEIIETSLKTELTLTRPNSVVSTINWVKSQNESELYMFNLFDLEEKGLRLLTFLQSVFDLKKVCLQASDLTTFGPLILSLIQACPSLIELSINFRYPFMVQIMSLKESLRQMGWTLTVWGESVLIQQEGERFTEEELKVNREKSECRILRRCRSVYT; translated from the exons ATGGAGATTCTGGACGCTGACA AGGACTGTTGGGAGAttaagagaaagagaaaacatgAAGAACATCAGGAGTCAGCAGATGCAGATG TCCTCCATACCAAATCGAGGACAACTAGACCTACGTCCATCATGAAAGTAAGAAGGGCTGAAACTGAA ccGTCTATTTTCTCTACTGAATTTGGAAGTTTACCCAGCCAGACAG gattTCGGAAGTTTGTACGTCAGTACAAGTTGTCAGTCAAACAGAAGCATGACAGTGAGTGGAGCTTCCTGTCTGGTGAACAAGAGTCATTGTATGCTCTGTATACTGAACCACTGATCATTCAGAAAAATGAAGATGGCTGTTTTAAAAACACCCATGTGTACGAGTTTTTCCAGTTGGGTGGGGCAGTGACTGTCATTCTCCAAGGCGACTCTGGCAGTGGCAAATCCTTCATAGCACAAAAGATCATGTTGGACTGGGCATCTGAAATGTTTTCTGCTAGTCGTTTTGATCTAGTTTTCTATCTGAGGTGTGAAGAGCTGATGTGTATTTCTGAGGAGATTAACTTAATTGAGCTCTTGAGCTACAGCTGCAGTTTAACATCTGATCAGATCTCACAGATGTTACAGCAGTTACCAGAGAATGTGCTTTTCATCATTGATGGATTTGATGAGTTGAAACTCACACAGGTAATTTATGAAATGTCAGCACACACTCATCCACTTCAAAAAGCACCACCTGAGGTCATTCTTTGTGGCCTAATAAGGAAATACCTCATCCCTGAGTCCATACTGCTGGTTACCACCAGAACTAAGAACACTGTGAACAAGCTGCTGAAAGGAAAACAGTGTTTCACTGAGATCATGAGTTTCTCTGAGAAGAAGGTGGAGGAGTACTTCCAGAAGTTCTTTAGGAAAGAGTATGACTGTGTGAGAGCAAATGAAACCCTTTTCACTGCCTGTTCCATTCCTGTTATCTGCTGGATCATCAGTGAGATGTTCAGAGTTGGTGCAAATGTAACAAGTGGACTGGAAACCACCACCTCCATCTACATTGACTTTGTATCCACTCTACTGGAGCATCACTGCCAGGGTTTGAGCAGGTCCGTCCCGACCCTGCTGAGGAGTCTGGGTCAGCTGGCAGAGAGAGGGATGCTGGAACAGCAAGTCTTGTTTGATGAGAAAAGTATAAAAGAAACAGTTTCAGACCCTGCTGACAGTCCATTCCTGTGCAAGTTCCTCTCTAGGAGAAGAATCCATCAGGAAACGATGTTCAGTTTCATGCATCACAGCTTTCAGGAGTTCTTCACTGCTCTGTACTATGTCCTTCTGGATGAAGAAGAGTCCCAGAGGAAAGTGACAGAGCTTCTTAACACTGTAGAGAGAGGATGGGCTTTGTCCTGTTGGTCTGATAGAGACTTTTCAATGGCAGATGTAAAAATAAGACATGCAAAGCTTCTGCAGCCTGTGATTCTGTTCCTCTGTGGTCTCTGTAAGAAAGATGGGATCGCCACATTCATTGAAAAGTACAACATGGCAGTTTCTAGCAACATAGGAACCCAGCTTAAGGAGTGGCTCCATCAGTGCTCACAGAGATATCAAAATGAACACATGTTGTTCATTCTCCATTGTCTCTATGAGCTCCATGACAAGAGCTTTGTTGGGAAAGTTTTGGAAGGTTTAATTTTGATAGATCTGTCTACTTTGCCTCTGAAAATGACAGACTGTTGGGTGTTGAAGTACTGTTTACAGTGCTGTGAACACATCGAAAACCTGAAACTCCATGTAACATCTGAAAATCTGAAGATGCTTCAGCCTGAACTGTACTGCTGTGAAGAGTTATG GTTGATGATGAATTGCATTCCAGATGATGATGTTGGTTTGATTTCATCTGCTGGCAAAGGAAAGATTCTCAATAAATTGAT TATAAAGGAGCTTGGAAACCGTGGAAGTGTATTCTGCCCAGAGATCACTCTGTCGGTCAGAGATGAAGACATCAC GTTGTCTTTGAGCACATCAGAGATCATAGAAACATCATTAAAGACGGAATTAACTCTAACCCGTCCAAACTCAGTGGTTTCCACCATCAACTGGGTGAAATCACAGAACGAGTCGGAATTGTACATGTTTAATCTTTT TGATCTTGAGGAAAAGGGACTTCGTCTGTTGACGTTCCTGCAATCAGTGTTTGATTTGAAGAAAGTCTGTCTGCAGGCCTCAGATCTGACTACATTTGGCCCTTTAATCCTGTCCCTTATTCAGGCCTGTCCCAGCCTGATTGAACTCAG TATAAATTTTAGATATCCATTCATGGTGCAAATCATGTCCCTGAAGGAATCATTGAGGCAGATGGGTTGGACTCTGACTGT CTGGGGGGAATCAGTATTGATTCAACAAGAAGGGGAGAGATTCACAGAGGAGGAGCTGAAGGTGAATAGAGAAAAGAGTGAGTGCAGAA TCCTCAGAAGATGCAGAAGTGTTTACACCTGA
- the LOC127495874 gene encoding NACHT, LRR and PYD domains-containing protein 1 homolog isoform X7, with translation MEILDADKDCWEIKRKRKHEEHQESADADVLHTKSRTTRPTSIMKVRRAETEPSIFSTEFGSLPSQTGFRKFVRQYKLSVKQKHDSEWSFLSGEQESLYALYTEPLIIQKNEDGCFKNTHVYEFFQLGGAVTVILQGDSGSGKSFIAQKIMLDWASEMFSASRFDLVFYLRCEELMCISEEINLIELLSYSCSLTSDQISQMLQQLPENVLFIIDGFDELKLTQVIYEMSAHTHPLQKAPPEVILCGLIRKYLIPESILLVTTRTKNTVNKLLKGKQCFTEIMSFSEKKVEEYFQKFFRKEYDCVRANETLFTACSIPVICWIISEMFRVGANVTSGLETTTSIYIDFVSTLLEHHCQGLSRSVPTLLRSLGQLAERGMLEQQVLFDEKSIKETVSDPADSPFLCKFLSRRRIHQETMFSFMHHSFQEFFTALYYVLLDEEESQRKVTELLNTVERGWALSCWSDRDFSMADVKIRHAKLLQPVILFLCGLCKKDGIATFIEKYNMAVSSNIGTQLKEWLHQCSQRYQNEHMLFILHCLYELHDKSFVGKVLEGLILIDLSTLPLKMTDCWVLKYCLQCCEHIENLKLHVTSENLKMLQPELYCCEELWLMMNCIPDDDVGLISSAGKGKILNKLIIKELGNRGSVFCPEITLSVRDEDITLSLSTSEIIETSLKTELTLTRPNSVVSTINWVKSQNESELYMFNLFDLEEKGLRLLTFLQSVFDLKKVCLQASDLTTFGPLILSLIQACPSLIELSINFRYPFMVQIMSLKESLRQMGWTLTVWGESVLIQQEGERFTEEELKVNREKILRRCRSVYT, from the exons ATGGAGATTCTGGACGCTGACA AGGACTGTTGGGAGAttaagagaaagagaaaacatgAAGAACATCAGGAGTCAGCAGATGCAGATG TCCTCCATACCAAATCGAGGACAACTAGACCTACGTCCATCATGAAAGTAAGAAGGGCTGAAACTGAA ccGTCTATTTTCTCTACTGAATTTGGAAGTTTACCCAGCCAGACAG gattTCGGAAGTTTGTACGTCAGTACAAGTTGTCAGTCAAACAGAAGCATGACAGTGAGTGGAGCTTCCTGTCTGGTGAACAAGAGTCATTGTATGCTCTGTATACTGAACCACTGATCATTCAGAAAAATGAAGATGGCTGTTTTAAAAACACCCATGTGTACGAGTTTTTCCAGTTGGGTGGGGCAGTGACTGTCATTCTCCAAGGCGACTCTGGCAGTGGCAAATCCTTCATAGCACAAAAGATCATGTTGGACTGGGCATCTGAAATGTTTTCTGCTAGTCGTTTTGATCTAGTTTTCTATCTGAGGTGTGAAGAGCTGATGTGTATTTCTGAGGAGATTAACTTAATTGAGCTCTTGAGCTACAGCTGCAGTTTAACATCTGATCAGATCTCACAGATGTTACAGCAGTTACCAGAGAATGTGCTTTTCATCATTGATGGATTTGATGAGTTGAAACTCACACAGGTAATTTATGAAATGTCAGCACACACTCATCCACTTCAAAAAGCACCACCTGAGGTCATTCTTTGTGGCCTAATAAGGAAATACCTCATCCCTGAGTCCATACTGCTGGTTACCACCAGAACTAAGAACACTGTGAACAAGCTGCTGAAAGGAAAACAGTGTTTCACTGAGATCATGAGTTTCTCTGAGAAGAAGGTGGAGGAGTACTTCCAGAAGTTCTTTAGGAAAGAGTATGACTGTGTGAGAGCAAATGAAACCCTTTTCACTGCCTGTTCCATTCCTGTTATCTGCTGGATCATCAGTGAGATGTTCAGAGTTGGTGCAAATGTAACAAGTGGACTGGAAACCACCACCTCCATCTACATTGACTTTGTATCCACTCTACTGGAGCATCACTGCCAGGGTTTGAGCAGGTCCGTCCCGACCCTGCTGAGGAGTCTGGGTCAGCTGGCAGAGAGAGGGATGCTGGAACAGCAAGTCTTGTTTGATGAGAAAAGTATAAAAGAAACAGTTTCAGACCCTGCTGACAGTCCATTCCTGTGCAAGTTCCTCTCTAGGAGAAGAATCCATCAGGAAACGATGTTCAGTTTCATGCATCACAGCTTTCAGGAGTTCTTCACTGCTCTGTACTATGTCCTTCTGGATGAAGAAGAGTCCCAGAGGAAAGTGACAGAGCTTCTTAACACTGTAGAGAGAGGATGGGCTTTGTCCTGTTGGTCTGATAGAGACTTTTCAATGGCAGATGTAAAAATAAGACATGCAAAGCTTCTGCAGCCTGTGATTCTGTTCCTCTGTGGTCTCTGTAAGAAAGATGGGATCGCCACATTCATTGAAAAGTACAACATGGCAGTTTCTAGCAACATAGGAACCCAGCTTAAGGAGTGGCTCCATCAGTGCTCACAGAGATATCAAAATGAACACATGTTGTTCATTCTCCATTGTCTCTATGAGCTCCATGACAAGAGCTTTGTTGGGAAAGTTTTGGAAGGTTTAATTTTGATAGATCTGTCTACTTTGCCTCTGAAAATGACAGACTGTTGGGTGTTGAAGTACTGTTTACAGTGCTGTGAACACATCGAAAACCTGAAACTCCATGTAACATCTGAAAATCTGAAGATGCTTCAGCCTGAACTGTACTGCTGTGAAGAGTTATG GTTGATGATGAATTGCATTCCAGATGATGATGTTGGTTTGATTTCATCTGCTGGCAAAGGAAAGATTCTCAATAAATTGAT TATAAAGGAGCTTGGAAACCGTGGAAGTGTATTCTGCCCAGAGATCACTCTGTCGGTCAGAGATGAAGACATCAC GTTGTCTTTGAGCACATCAGAGATCATAGAAACATCATTAAAGACGGAATTAACTCTAACCCGTCCAAACTCAGTGGTTTCCACCATCAACTGGGTGAAATCACAGAACGAGTCGGAATTGTACATGTTTAATCTTTT TGATCTTGAGGAAAAGGGACTTCGTCTGTTGACGTTCCTGCAATCAGTGTTTGATTTGAAGAAAGTCTGTCTGCAGGCCTCAGATCTGACTACATTTGGCCCTTTAATCCTGTCCCTTATTCAGGCCTGTCCCAGCCTGATTGAACTCAG TATAAATTTTAGATATCCATTCATGGTGCAAATCATGTCCCTGAAGGAATCATTGAGGCAGATGGGTTGGACTCTGACTGT CTGGGGGGAATCAGTATTGATTCAACAAGAAGGGGAGAGATTCACAGAGGAGGAGCTGAAGGTGAATAGAGAAAAGA TCCTCAGAAGATGCAGAAGTGTTTACACCTGA
- the LOC127495874 gene encoding NACHT, LRR and PYD domains-containing protein 1 homolog isoform X5 — translation MEILDADKDCWEIKRKRKHEEHQESADADVLHTKSRTTRPTSIMKVRRAETEPSIFSTEFGSLPSQTGFRKFVRQYKLSVKQKHDSEWSFLSGEQESLYALYTEPLIIQKNEDGCFKNTHVYEFFQLGGAVTVILQGDSGSGKSFIAQKIMLDWASEMFSASRFDLVFYLRCEELMCISEEINLIELLSYSCSLTSDQISQMLQQLPENVLFIIDGFDELKLTQVIYEMSAHTHPLQKAPPEVILCGLIRKYLIPESILLVTTRTKNTVNKLLKGKQCFTEIMSFSEKKVEEYFQKFFRKEYDCVRANETLFTACSIPVICWIISEMFRVGANVTSGLETTTSIYIDFVSTLLEHHCQGLSRSVPTLLRSLGQLAERGMLEQQVLFDEKSIKETVSDPADSPFLCKFLSRRRIHQETMFSFMHHSFQEFFTALYYVLLDEEESQRKVTELLNTVERGWALSCWSDRDFSMADVKIRHAKLLQPVILFLCGLCKKDGIATFIEKYNMAVSSNIGTQLKEWLHQCSQRYQNEHMLFILHCLYELHDKSFVGKVLEGLILIDLSTLPLKMTDCWVLKYCLQCCEHIENLKLHVTSENLKMLQPELYCCEELWLMMNCIPDDDVGLISSAGKGKILNKLIIKELGNRGSVFCPEITLSVRDEDITLSLSTSEIIETSLKTELTLTRPNSVVSTINWVKSQNESELYMFNLFDLEEKGLRLLTFLQSVFDLKKVCLQASDLTTFGPLILSLIQACPSLIELSINFRYPFMVQIMSLKESLRQMGWTLTVWGESVLIQQEGERFTEEELKVNREKSECRSLCVHMLVSFSAV, via the exons ATGGAGATTCTGGACGCTGACA AGGACTGTTGGGAGAttaagagaaagagaaaacatgAAGAACATCAGGAGTCAGCAGATGCAGATG TCCTCCATACCAAATCGAGGACAACTAGACCTACGTCCATCATGAAAGTAAGAAGGGCTGAAACTGAA ccGTCTATTTTCTCTACTGAATTTGGAAGTTTACCCAGCCAGACAG gattTCGGAAGTTTGTACGTCAGTACAAGTTGTCAGTCAAACAGAAGCATGACAGTGAGTGGAGCTTCCTGTCTGGTGAACAAGAGTCATTGTATGCTCTGTATACTGAACCACTGATCATTCAGAAAAATGAAGATGGCTGTTTTAAAAACACCCATGTGTACGAGTTTTTCCAGTTGGGTGGGGCAGTGACTGTCATTCTCCAAGGCGACTCTGGCAGTGGCAAATCCTTCATAGCACAAAAGATCATGTTGGACTGGGCATCTGAAATGTTTTCTGCTAGTCGTTTTGATCTAGTTTTCTATCTGAGGTGTGAAGAGCTGATGTGTATTTCTGAGGAGATTAACTTAATTGAGCTCTTGAGCTACAGCTGCAGTTTAACATCTGATCAGATCTCACAGATGTTACAGCAGTTACCAGAGAATGTGCTTTTCATCATTGATGGATTTGATGAGTTGAAACTCACACAGGTAATTTATGAAATGTCAGCACACACTCATCCACTTCAAAAAGCACCACCTGAGGTCATTCTTTGTGGCCTAATAAGGAAATACCTCATCCCTGAGTCCATACTGCTGGTTACCACCAGAACTAAGAACACTGTGAACAAGCTGCTGAAAGGAAAACAGTGTTTCACTGAGATCATGAGTTTCTCTGAGAAGAAGGTGGAGGAGTACTTCCAGAAGTTCTTTAGGAAAGAGTATGACTGTGTGAGAGCAAATGAAACCCTTTTCACTGCCTGTTCCATTCCTGTTATCTGCTGGATCATCAGTGAGATGTTCAGAGTTGGTGCAAATGTAACAAGTGGACTGGAAACCACCACCTCCATCTACATTGACTTTGTATCCACTCTACTGGAGCATCACTGCCAGGGTTTGAGCAGGTCCGTCCCGACCCTGCTGAGGAGTCTGGGTCAGCTGGCAGAGAGAGGGATGCTGGAACAGCAAGTCTTGTTTGATGAGAAAAGTATAAAAGAAACAGTTTCAGACCCTGCTGACAGTCCATTCCTGTGCAAGTTCCTCTCTAGGAGAAGAATCCATCAGGAAACGATGTTCAGTTTCATGCATCACAGCTTTCAGGAGTTCTTCACTGCTCTGTACTATGTCCTTCTGGATGAAGAAGAGTCCCAGAGGAAAGTGACAGAGCTTCTTAACACTGTAGAGAGAGGATGGGCTTTGTCCTGTTGGTCTGATAGAGACTTTTCAATGGCAGATGTAAAAATAAGACATGCAAAGCTTCTGCAGCCTGTGATTCTGTTCCTCTGTGGTCTCTGTAAGAAAGATGGGATCGCCACATTCATTGAAAAGTACAACATGGCAGTTTCTAGCAACATAGGAACCCAGCTTAAGGAGTGGCTCCATCAGTGCTCACAGAGATATCAAAATGAACACATGTTGTTCATTCTCCATTGTCTCTATGAGCTCCATGACAAGAGCTTTGTTGGGAAAGTTTTGGAAGGTTTAATTTTGATAGATCTGTCTACTTTGCCTCTGAAAATGACAGACTGTTGGGTGTTGAAGTACTGTTTACAGTGCTGTGAACACATCGAAAACCTGAAACTCCATGTAACATCTGAAAATCTGAAGATGCTTCAGCCTGAACTGTACTGCTGTGAAGAGTTATG GTTGATGATGAATTGCATTCCAGATGATGATGTTGGTTTGATTTCATCTGCTGGCAAAGGAAAGATTCTCAATAAATTGAT TATAAAGGAGCTTGGAAACCGTGGAAGTGTATTCTGCCCAGAGATCACTCTGTCGGTCAGAGATGAAGACATCAC GTTGTCTTTGAGCACATCAGAGATCATAGAAACATCATTAAAGACGGAATTAACTCTAACCCGTCCAAACTCAGTGGTTTCCACCATCAACTGGGTGAAATCACAGAACGAGTCGGAATTGTACATGTTTAATCTTTT TGATCTTGAGGAAAAGGGACTTCGTCTGTTGACGTTCCTGCAATCAGTGTTTGATTTGAAGAAAGTCTGTCTGCAGGCCTCAGATCTGACTACATTTGGCCCTTTAATCCTGTCCCTTATTCAGGCCTGTCCCAGCCTGATTGAACTCAG TATAAATTTTAGATATCCATTCATGGTGCAAATCATGTCCCTGAAGGAATCATTGAGGCAGATGGGTTGGACTCTGACTGT CTGGGGGGAATCAGTATTGATTCAACAAGAAGGGGAGAGATTCACAGAGGAGGAGCTGAAGGTGAATAGAGAAAAGAGTGAGTGCAGAA GTTTGTGTGTCCACATGCtggtcagtttcagtgcagtctGA